From Procambarus clarkii isolate CNS0578487 chromosome 65, FALCON_Pclarkii_2.0, whole genome shotgun sequence, one genomic window encodes:
- the LOC138355049 gene encoding cuticle collagen 2C-like, which yields MDPVLGSFGEYRKYCATRLLGDPGDPGDPGDPGDPGDPGDPGDPGDPGDPGDPGDPGDPGDPGDPGDPGDPGDPGDPGDPGDPGDPGDPGDPGDPGDPGDPGDPGDPGDPGDPGDPGDPGDPGDPGDPGDPGDPGDPGDPGDPGDPGDPGDPSDPGDPGDPGDPGDLTELGGTPLSDRELSEYDKDATVVEPFPTTGYGGRRKATGPHNAYEYAACYQQQKTNNPTNGQGWRNE from the exons ATGGATCCGGTACTTGGCTCGTTTGGTGAATACAGAAAGTACTGTGCCACGAGAC TCCTAGGTGACCCAGGTGACCCTGGTGACCCAGGTGACCCAGGTGACCCTGGTGACCCAGGTGACCCTGGTGACCCTGGTGACCCAGGTGACCCTGGTGACCCTGGTGACCCAGGTGACCCTGGTGACCCTGGTGACCCAGGTGACCCAGGTGACCCTGGTGACCCTGGTGACCCAGGTGACCCTGGTGACCCTGGTGACCCAGGTGACCCAGGTGACCCTGGTGACCCAGGTGACCCTGGTGACCCTGGTGACCCTGGTGACCCTGGTGACCCAGGTGACCCTGGTGACCCTGGTGACCCAGGTGACCCTGGTGACCCTGGTGACCCAGGTGACCCAGGTGACCCAGGTGACCCAGGTGACCCTGGTGACCCAGGTGACCCTGGTGACCCAGGTGACCCTAGTGACCCAGGTGACCCTGGTGACCCAGGTGACCCTGGTGACCTCACT gaactgggcggcactccattaagtgaccgtgagttaagcgaatATGACAAAGATGCTACCGTggtagagccgtttcccaccaccggttacggtggcaggaggaaggccacagggccACACAATGCTtacgagtacgcagcttgttaccaacaacagaagaccaataaccctaccaacgggcaaggatggaggaatgaataa